In one Pseudomonas hydrolytica genomic region, the following are encoded:
- the tssC gene encoding type VI secretion system contractile sheath large subunit — MAETMTEQQAQAGTATAEGGDFAALLLQEFKPKTERAREAVETAVRTLAEHALAKTDLISNDAIKSIESIIAAIDAKLTEQINLIMHHQDFQQLESAWRGLSYLVNNTETDEQLKIRVMSISKGELHKTLKKFKGTAWDQSPIFKKMYEEEYGQFGGEPYGCLVGDYYFDQSPPDVELLTELSKVCAAMHAPFISAASPTVMGMGSWQELSNPRDLTKIFTTPEYAAWRSLRESEDARYIGLTMPRFLARLPYGAKTDPVDAFAFEEDTSGADSSKYTWANSAYAMAVNINRSFKLYGWCSRIRGVESGGEVTNLPAHTFPTDDGGVDMKCPTEIAISDRREAELAKNGFMPLLHKKNTDLAAFIGAQSLQKPAEYDDPDATANANLAARLPYLFATCRFAHYLKCIVRDKIGSFKEKDDMQRWLQDWILNYVDGDPAHSTETTKAQHPLAAAEVVVEEIEGNPGYYSSKFFLRPHYQLEGLTVSLRLVSKLPSAKGA; from the coding sequence ATGGCCGAGACGATGACCGAACAGCAGGCCCAGGCCGGGACTGCTACCGCAGAAGGCGGCGACTTCGCCGCCCTCCTCCTGCAGGAATTCAAACCCAAGACCGAGCGCGCCCGCGAGGCGGTGGAAACCGCAGTGCGCACCCTGGCCGAACATGCGCTGGCAAAGACCGACCTGATCTCCAACGATGCGATCAAGTCCATCGAGTCGATCATCGCGGCCATCGACGCCAAGCTCACCGAGCAGATCAACCTGATCATGCACCATCAGGACTTCCAGCAACTGGAGAGCGCCTGGCGCGGGCTGAGCTACCTGGTCAACAACACCGAGACCGACGAGCAGCTGAAGATCCGCGTGATGAGCATCTCCAAGGGCGAGCTGCACAAGACCCTGAAGAAGTTCAAGGGCACCGCCTGGGACCAGAGCCCGATCTTCAAGAAGATGTACGAAGAGGAATACGGCCAGTTCGGCGGCGAACCCTACGGCTGTCTGGTCGGCGATTACTACTTCGACCAGTCGCCGCCGGACGTGGAACTGCTCACCGAACTGTCCAAGGTCTGCGCGGCCATGCACGCGCCGTTCATTTCGGCGGCATCGCCCACGGTCATGGGCATGGGCTCCTGGCAGGAGCTGTCCAACCCGCGTGACCTGACCAAGATCTTCACCACCCCCGAATACGCCGCCTGGCGCTCGCTGCGCGAGTCCGAGGATGCCCGCTACATCGGCCTGACCATGCCGCGCTTCCTCGCCCGCCTGCCTTACGGGGCCAAGACCGATCCGGTCGATGCCTTTGCCTTCGAGGAGGACACCAGCGGCGCCGACAGCAGCAAGTACACCTGGGCCAACTCGGCCTACGCCATGGCGGTGAACATCAACCGCTCGTTCAAGCTCTACGGCTGGTGCTCGCGCATCCGCGGCGTGGAGTCCGGCGGCGAGGTGACCAACCTGCCCGCCCACACCTTCCCCACCGACGACGGTGGCGTGGACATGAAGTGCCCCACCGAGATCGCCATTTCCGACCGCCGCGAGGCCGAGCTGGCGAAGAATGGCTTCATGCCCCTGCTGCACAAGAAGAACACCGACCTGGCCGCGTTCATCGGTGCGCAGTCGTTGCAGAAGCCGGCCGAGTACGACGATCCCGACGCGACCGCCAACGCCAACCTCGCCGCGCGCCTGCCCTACCTGTTCGCCACCTGCCGCTTCGCGCATTACCTGAAATGCATCGTTCGCGACAAGATCGGCTCGTTCAAGGAGAAGGACGACATGCAGCGCTGGCTGCAGGACTGGATCCTCAACTACGTCGATGGCGATCCCGCCCACTCCACCGAGACCACCAAGGCGCAACACCCGCTGGCGGCGGCCGAGGTCGTGGTCGAGGAAATCGAAGGCAACCCCGGGTACTACAGCTCGAAGTTCTTCCTGCGGCCGCATTACCAGCTGGAAGGGCTCACCGTGTCGTTGCGCCTGGTGTCGAAACTGCCCTCGGCCAAGGGCGCTTGA
- the tssB gene encoding type VI secretion system contractile sheath small subunit, translating to MANPSSQKFIARNRAPRVQIEYDVELYGAEKKVQLPFVMGVMADLAGKPAEPLPAVADRKFLEIDVDNFDSRLKAMKPRVAFNVPNTLSGEGNLSLDITFESMDDFSPAAVARKVDALNQLLEARTQLANLLTYMDGKTGAEEMIMKAIKDPALLQALASAPKPTDSEPQS from the coding sequence ATGGCCAACCCCAGCAGCCAGAAATTCATCGCTCGCAACCGTGCTCCACGGGTGCAGATCGAGTACGACGTGGAGCTCTACGGCGCGGAGAAGAAGGTCCAGCTGCCCTTCGTCATGGGGGTGATGGCCGATCTCGCGGGCAAGCCCGCCGAGCCGCTGCCGGCGGTAGCTGACCGCAAGTTCCTGGAGATCGACGTGGACAACTTCGACTCCCGGCTCAAGGCGATGAAACCGCGCGTCGCCTTCAACGTGCCCAACACCCTCAGCGGTGAAGGCAACCTCAGCCTCGACATCACCTTCGAGAGCATGGACGACTTCAGCCCCGCCGCCGTGGCGCGCAAGGTCGATGCCCTCAATCAACTGCTCGAAGCCCGCACCCAGCTGGCCAACCTCCTGACCTACATGGACGGCAAGACCGGTGCCGAGGAAATGATCATGAAGGCGATCAAGGATCCGGCCCTGCTGCAGGCGCTGGCCAGTGCACCGAAACCGACCGATTCCGAGCCGCAGAGCTGA
- the tssA gene encoding type VI secretion system protein TssA, producing the protein MVDVQQLLTAISPDSPSGDDLEYDAAFLELERTAQGQPERQMGDSVLPAEPPDWRQVREQSAALFARSKDLRIANYYLQSSIVLDGVAGLAQALQLIQALLQQFWDSLHPVLDADDDNDPTFRINALAGISAEPVVRLLWDMPLIRSRAFGTVTLRAALNASGLQRFTSESMSLEQVGGAFRDSDAEQVEACRAAITAAQAALQGIEREVNERVGSDRGAELGAIKQLLRHAVHIVNEHAPAAGGEQASSEQPAPAEPGEVAAVSASAPRPSGEINHRDDVLKALDRILAYYARHEPSSPVPVLLNRAKTLVNADFATIVRNLIPDGFSQFERFRGPEGE; encoded by the coding sequence GTGGTGGACGTACAACAGCTTTTGACTGCCATCTCACCCGACTCGCCGAGCGGGGATGACCTCGAATACGACGCCGCTTTTCTCGAACTGGAGCGCACCGCACAAGGCCAACCCGAACGTCAGATGGGCGACTCGGTATTGCCTGCCGAGCCGCCGGACTGGCGCCAGGTCCGTGAGCAGAGCGCAGCACTGTTCGCACGCAGCAAGGACCTGCGCATCGCCAATTACTACCTGCAGAGCAGCATCGTGCTGGACGGCGTCGCCGGCCTGGCCCAGGCGCTGCAATTGATCCAGGCGTTGCTGCAGCAGTTCTGGGACAGCCTTCACCCCGTGCTGGACGCCGACGACGACAACGACCCCACCTTCCGCATCAACGCCCTGGCCGGCATCAGCGCCGAACCGGTGGTGCGTCTGCTGTGGGACATGCCGCTGATCCGTTCACGCGCCTTCGGCACCGTCACCCTGCGTGCAGCGCTCAATGCCAGCGGGCTGCAGCGCTTCACCAGCGAGAGCATGAGCCTCGAGCAGGTCGGCGGCGCCTTTCGCGACAGCGACGCGGAACAGGTCGAGGCCTGTCGCGCCGCGATCACGGCCGCCCAGGCGGCGCTGCAGGGCATCGAGCGCGAAGTCAACGAGCGCGTGGGCTCCGATCGCGGAGCCGAACTCGGCGCGATCAAGCAGCTGTTGCGCCACGCCGTGCACATCGTCAACGAGCATGCGCCCGCCGCAGGCGGCGAGCAGGCCAGCTCCGAGCAGCCTGCGCCCGCCGAGCCAGGCGAAGTCGCAGCCGTCAGTGCCTCGGCGCCGCGCCCGAGCGGCGAGATCAACCATCGCGACGATGTGCTCAAGGCGCTCGACCGCATCCTCGCCTATTACGCCAGGCACGAGCCCTCCAGCCCGGTTCCGGTGCTGCTCAACCGTGCCAAGACCCTGGTCAACGCCGACTTCGCCACCATCGTGCGCAACCTGATCCCGGACGGCTTTTCCCAGTTCGAACGCTTCCGGGGACCGGAGGGCGAATAG
- the tagH gene encoding type VI secretion system-associated FHA domain protein TagH: MPLRLTITSYHKLTPGQRAEVELDQGELKIGRNQDNDWVLPDPERLVSGQHCVIQFRGGTYYLTDTSTNGVQLVNAGIRMHRGNSEPLHDGELIRLGEYDILVHLSSANFSTETPVMANSDPFTGFDALMSRQGGSAAVFPEPAAPSTFSVQMQPGGSPLDTKPDLFDFLAAPAVPPPTLPDHVPAERHDFRPPQPQQPPQAPAADAPAVSSAPAIPADWDPFADLGIAPASPPAPPQPIPPAPPVAAPEPVQAKVPEPQPAAIAASAKPAAPSSAVPTPAAAVNSDALEAFLRGAGVEQLRIDRGEALAQMEAIGRSYRQMVEGLVDVLRARASLKGEFRMAQTMIQPVENNPLKFAPNVEEALLLLLRSGNQAFMPADQAIAESFDDLRAHQLAVMAGVQAAIKHLLKRFEPATLEARLNKPSGLGGLLPGARQSKYWELFTETYASISREAEDDFQDLFGREFSRAYEEHSAKLRRS, from the coding sequence ATGCCACTGCGTCTGACCATCACCAGTTATCACAAGCTGACACCCGGGCAGCGCGCGGAGGTGGAACTCGACCAGGGAGAGCTCAAAATCGGGCGTAATCAGGACAATGACTGGGTTCTGCCGGACCCCGAGCGCCTGGTTTCCGGACAACACTGCGTGATCCAGTTTCGCGGTGGCACCTACTATCTGACCGACACCAGCACCAATGGCGTGCAACTGGTCAACGCGGGCATCCGGATGCATCGCGGCAACAGCGAACCGCTGCACGATGGCGAGCTGATTCGCCTCGGTGAATACGACATTCTGGTGCATCTGAGCAGCGCCAATTTTTCGACAGAAACGCCGGTGATGGCCAATAGCGATCCCTTCACCGGCTTCGATGCGCTCATGAGTCGCCAGGGCGGCAGCGCTGCGGTTTTCCCCGAACCGGCAGCGCCTTCCACCTTCTCGGTGCAGATGCAGCCCGGCGGTTCGCCACTGGATACCAAACCGGATCTGTTCGATTTTCTCGCCGCGCCGGCAGTACCGCCGCCCACCTTGCCGGACCATGTGCCGGCCGAGCGTCACGACTTTCGCCCACCGCAGCCGCAACAACCGCCGCAGGCACCGGCTGCGGATGCCCCAGCCGTGTCGTCGGCCCCGGCCATTCCCGCGGACTGGGACCCGTTCGCCGACTTGGGCATCGCCCCGGCGTCGCCGCCCGCGCCGCCGCAGCCGATTCCACCAGCCCCGCCGGTGGCAGCGCCTGAGCCCGTGCAAGCCAAGGTGCCCGAGCCCCAGCCTGCAGCGATTGCCGCCAGTGCCAAGCCGGCCGCGCCGAGCAGCGCCGTCCCGACACCTGCAGCCGCTGTGAACAGTGACGCCCTGGAAGCATTTCTGCGTGGCGCCGGCGTCGAGCAACTGCGCATCGACCGTGGCGAGGCCCTGGCGCAGATGGAGGCCATCGGCCGCAGCTACCGGCAGATGGTCGAAGGCCTGGTGGACGTGTTGCGTGCCCGGGCCAGCCTCAAGGGCGAGTTCCGCATGGCGCAGACCATGATCCAGCCGGTGGAAAACAACCCGCTGAAATTCGCGCCGAACGTGGAAGAGGCGCTGCTGTTGCTGCTGCGCTCGGGCAATCAGGCCTTCATGCCGGCCGACCAGGCCATCGCCGAGAGTTTCGATGACCTGCGTGCCCACCAACTTGCAGTAATGGCGGGAGTGCAGGCAGCAATAAAACATCTGTTGAAGCGCTTCGAGCCGGCAACGCTGGAGGCGCGCCTGAACAAACCCTCCGGACTTGGCGGCTTGTTGCCCGGTGCGCGCCAATCCAAGTACTGGGAGTTGTTCACGGAAACCTACGCCAGCATTTCCCGCGAGGCGGAAGATGATTTCCAGGACCTGTTCGGTCGCGAATTCAGTCGAGCCTACGAAGAGCACAGCGCAAAGTTGCGGAGAAGTTAA
- the tssJ gene encoding type VI secretion system lipoprotein TssJ produces the protein MPRIFWGVLALLLTACASEPPPPAPTVVRLQLQATTDLNPSGSGQPAPVRVRLYELKSGAIFSRADYFSLVEAASATLGSDLVEQDELLIQPGEQLILDRTLDEQSRLLGFVVAYRDLDDSVWRQLVNIPPHQTSILNVSLSARAISAVPATPAK, from the coding sequence ATGCCAAGGATATTCTGGGGAGTGCTGGCTCTGCTGTTGACTGCCTGCGCTTCGGAACCGCCACCGCCGGCACCTACCGTCGTGCGTCTGCAACTGCAGGCCACTACCGACCTCAACCCGTCCGGCAGCGGCCAGCCGGCGCCGGTGCGGGTACGCCTGTATGAGCTCAAGAGCGGCGCGATATTCAGTCGCGCCGACTATTTCTCCCTGGTCGAGGCAGCCAGTGCCACGCTCGGCAGCGACCTGGTGGAGCAGGACGAACTGCTGATCCAGCCCGGCGAACAGCTGATTCTCGACCGTACCCTGGACGAGCAGAGCCGCCTGCTCGGCTTCGTGGTCGCCTACCGCGACCTGGATGATTCGGTGTGGCGGCAACTGGTCAACATCCCGCCGCACCAGACCAGCATCCTCAACGTCAGCCTCAGCGCCCGCGCGATCAGCGCCGTGCCTGCGACACCGGCCAAGTAA
- the tssK gene encoding type VI secretion system baseplate subunit TssK — protein sequence MSWNNRVVWSEGMFLRPQHLQQHDRYLETLVDSRCRPMFAGGWGFSELQLDAALLTQGKLAILSARGVLPDGTPFDIPGEDVAPTPLIVDPEMRDKLIYLGLPLKRAGTRDTVEEGEALGGARYISQVREVRDDNAPFESRAPLAIGGKALRLLTERDGLGEYACIGVVRVVEKRADNALLLDESYIPPLLDVAASQPLAAFRSELQGLLHQRGEVLAGRVVASGAGGASEIADFLLLQLVNRAEPLISHLARLSPLHPEAFYREAVALAGEFATFSSSGRRPAEYPAYEHDDLAASFAPVIRELRQALSMVIDSRATPIPIVEKSYGVHVAMLADKNLLQGASFVLVVRADVPAENLRSLFPQQAKVGSVEHIRDLVNLQLPGIALLPMPVAPRQIPYHAGSSYFELDRGSDHWKQLANSGGFAFHIAGQFPGLNLAFWAIRG from the coding sequence ATGTCCTGGAATAACCGAGTGGTGTGGTCCGAGGGAATGTTCCTGCGCCCGCAACACCTGCAGCAGCATGATCGCTACCTGGAAACGCTGGTCGACAGCCGCTGCCGGCCGATGTTCGCTGGCGGCTGGGGCTTCTCCGAACTGCAGCTGGATGCGGCGCTGCTGACCCAGGGCAAGCTGGCCATTCTCAGCGCCCGTGGCGTGTTGCCCGACGGTACGCCCTTCGACATCCCCGGCGAGGACGTGGCGCCGACGCCGCTGATCGTCGACCCGGAAATGCGCGACAAGCTGATCTACCTCGGCCTGCCGCTCAAGCGCGCCGGCACCCGCGACACCGTGGAGGAGGGCGAAGCCCTCGGCGGCGCCCGCTACATCAGCCAGGTGCGCGAGGTGCGCGACGACAACGCGCCGTTCGAGAGCCGCGCGCCGCTGGCCATCGGCGGCAAGGCCCTGCGCCTGCTCACCGAACGCGATGGCCTCGGCGAGTACGCCTGCATCGGCGTGGTGCGGGTGGTGGAAAAGCGTGCCGACAACGCCTTGCTGCTCGACGAGAGTTACATCCCGCCGTTGCTGGACGTCGCCGCCTCGCAGCCGCTGGCGGCCTTTCGCAGCGAACTGCAGGGCCTGCTGCATCAGCGCGGCGAGGTATTGGCGGGCAGGGTGGTGGCCTCCGGTGCCGGCGGCGCCTCGGAAATCGCCGACTTTCTGCTGCTGCAGCTGGTCAACCGCGCCGAGCCGCTGATCAGCCACCTGGCCCGGCTCAGCCCGCTGCACCCGGAGGCCTTCTACCGCGAGGCGGTGGCGCTGGCCGGCGAATTCGCCACCTTTTCCAGCAGCGGCAGGCGCCCGGCCGAGTACCCGGCCTACGAGCACGACGACCTGGCGGCCAGCTTCGCCCCGGTGATCCGCGAGCTGCGCCAGGCATTGTCGATGGTCATCGACAGCCGCGCCACGCCGATTCCCATCGTCGAGAAATCCTACGGGGTGCACGTGGCCATGCTGGCCGACAAGAACCTGCTGCAGGGCGCCAGCTTCGTCCTGGTGGTGCGCGCCGACGTGCCGGCAGAGAACCTGCGCAGCCTGTTCCCGCAGCAGGCCAAGGTCGGCTCGGTGGAGCACATTCGCGACCTGGTCAACCTGCAGCTGCCGGGCATCGCGCTGCTGCCGATGCCGGTGGCACCACGGCAGATTCCCTATCACGCCGGCTCCAGCTACTTCGAGCTGGATCGCGGCAGCGACCATTGGAAGCAGTTGGCCAATTCGGGGGGCTTCGCCTTCCATATCGCTGGCCAGTTCCCCGGCTTGAACCTGGCCTTCTGGGCCATCCGAGGGTAG
- a CDS encoding DotU family type VI secretion system protein translates to MHPIDDPFGGPPGNGGGGSGPGNDRTMIMPRPGGRAPEPPAGQPRPAPAAGPAPAMPGAPLPSSLAQGLNPLERAAAPLLALLTRLRNTISHPMPASLRAQLLAYLRQFEEQAKGAGVPQDEVMLSRYVLCTALDEAVLSTPWGSGSDWGKQSLLITLHNEAWGGEKVFQLLEHCLQNARQKLNILELLYLCMCLGFEGRYRVMNDGRSQLEALRERTAATIRSVRGEYERGLSPRWRGVSAVRDRLSQFVPPWVGIAVCLALLLLLLFGLRLKLASDAEPVFRNIHALGEIPVQTIDRPPVQPKLIERPRLARFLEDDIRAQRVAVEDAVDRSVVTIRGDELFASGSASISDNLQPLLLRIAEAIRQVKGNVLVTGHSDDRPIATLRYPSNWKLSQDRAQQVMDVLAARSGQPERFTAEGRSDTEPVASNESAAGRARNRRVEITVFAEGNL, encoded by the coding sequence ATGCATCCGATCGACGATCCGTTCGGCGGCCCGCCGGGCAACGGTGGTGGTGGCTCAGGCCCTGGCAACGACCGCACCATGATCATGCCGCGCCCTGGCGGACGGGCGCCTGAGCCGCCGGCCGGCCAGCCCCGCCCCGCGCCTGCAGCCGGGCCGGCGCCGGCCATGCCTGGCGCGCCCCTGCCCAGCAGCCTGGCCCAGGGCCTCAACCCGCTGGAGCGCGCAGCGGCGCCGCTGCTGGCGCTGCTGACGCGTTTGCGCAACACCATTTCCCATCCGATGCCGGCCAGCCTGCGCGCGCAATTGCTGGCCTATCTGCGCCAGTTCGAGGAACAGGCCAAGGGCGCCGGCGTGCCGCAGGACGAGGTCATGCTCAGCCGCTATGTGCTGTGCACCGCGCTGGACGAGGCGGTGCTCAGCACGCCCTGGGGCAGTGGCAGCGACTGGGGCAAGCAGAGCCTGCTGATTACCCTGCACAACGAGGCCTGGGGCGGTGAGAAGGTGTTCCAGCTGCTCGAGCACTGCCTGCAGAACGCCCGGCAGAAGCTGAACATTCTCGAGCTGCTGTACCTGTGCATGTGCCTGGGTTTCGAGGGGCGCTACCGGGTGATGAACGACGGCCGCAGCCAGCTCGAAGCCCTGCGCGAACGTACCGCGGCGACCATCCGCAGCGTCCGTGGCGAGTACGAACGCGGTCTGTCGCCGCGCTGGCGGGGCGTCAGCGCGGTGCGCGATCGCCTGTCGCAGTTCGTCCCGCCCTGGGTCGGCATCGCCGTATGCCTGGCGCTGCTGCTGCTTCTGCTGTTCGGCCTGCGCCTGAAGCTGGCCAGCGACGCCGAACCGGTGTTCCGCAATATCCACGCGTTGGGCGAGATCCCGGTGCAGACCATCGACCGGCCGCCGGTACAGCCCAAGCTGATCGAACGCCCGCGTCTGGCACGTTTTCTCGAAGACGACATCCGCGCCCAGCGCGTCGCCGTGGAGGATGCGGTGGACCGTTCGGTAGTGACCATCCGTGGCGATGAGCTGTTCGCTTCCGGCAGCGCCAGCATCTCCGACAACCTGCAGCCGCTGCTGCTGCGCATTGCCGAGGCCATCCGCCAGGTCAAGGGCAACGTGCTGGTCACCGGTCACAGTGACGACCGGCCCATCGCCACCTTGCGTTATCCCTCCAACTGGAAGCTGTCGCAGGACCGCGCGCAGCAGGTCATGGACGTCCTGGCCGCGCGCAGCGGCCAGCCGGAACGCTTCACCGCCGAAGGGCGCAGCGACACCGAACCGGTGGCCTCCAACGAGAGCGCCGCCGGCCGCGCACGCAACCGCCGGGTGGAGATCACCGTATTCGCGGAGGGCAACCTGTGA